Proteins encoded together in one Nocardioides marinisabuli window:
- a CDS encoding alkaline phosphatase family protein — translation MRLNQIAPPRSGHRLTTALLATTVALSALTALVPGASAAPDARTVLAEQPAGPLTFQVASFNLLGAGHTDGSNPRKGFDKSGPRLKRAIEILDRESIDVVGFQEMHQAQYAKFTEWESERFGLYPGAQLGTAPMHNSIAWRTDQWQALRTESIKIPYFKGNEIKMPYVLLEHLETGQQAWFLNVHNPADARGPAQKWRDEAVRREANLVNQLREDHPGVPVFLTGDMNDRDEFFCPVVARTELEAANGGGSDESGCETPPAMKVDWLLGTAPTVFTGYAALTDPLVKATTDHPVIVADAVVPTPVVQASPIDRVVVLGVEGLRSSAIDLTAGGWSRLAREGAITLNARTTLESTAPLPNVLSMLTGRRVDAAALGHGVTYNNDRGEVVRSTAGRYVSSIFDLVHNQGGRTYLAANRNRIDMVDRSWDGANGGRDPYGFDDGTDKVDRYFRGGNDYRLVEDLRTKLEKRPAAFTYAELSSLDKVGRKAGFDSERYHKFVGKIGRMVGRTLGSIEASKKLAGRTLLVVAGTNGGVDGAARDSERTGNYTVPLMVWGPGVVQGADLYDLNPAWSDPGNAQDGYETPAPIHTGVVANLALSVLGLPALPGSLMNNDQRLNVLSLPLG, via the coding sequence ATGAGGCTCAACCAGATCGCTCCCCCCCGGTCCGGTCACCGGCTCACGACCGCACTCCTCGCCACCACGGTGGCGCTCTCCGCGCTCACCGCGCTCGTCCCGGGCGCCTCGGCCGCGCCCGACGCGCGCACGGTGCTCGCCGAGCAGCCCGCGGGGCCGCTGACCTTCCAGGTGGCCTCCTTCAACCTGCTCGGCGCCGGGCACACCGACGGCTCCAACCCGCGCAAGGGCTTCGACAAGAGCGGCCCGCGGCTCAAGCGCGCCATCGAGATCCTCGACCGCGAGAGCATCGACGTCGTCGGCTTCCAGGAGATGCACCAGGCCCAGTACGCCAAGTTCACCGAGTGGGAGAGCGAGCGCTTCGGGCTCTACCCGGGCGCCCAGCTCGGGACCGCGCCGATGCACAACTCGATCGCCTGGCGCACCGACCAGTGGCAGGCGCTGCGCACCGAGTCGATCAAGATCCCCTACTTCAAGGGCAACGAGATCAAGATGCCCTACGTGCTGCTCGAGCACCTCGAGACCGGGCAGCAGGCGTGGTTCCTCAACGTGCACAACCCGGCCGACGCCCGCGGCCCCGCCCAGAAGTGGCGCGACGAGGCGGTGCGGCGCGAGGCCAACCTGGTCAACCAGCTGCGCGAGGACCACCCCGGCGTGCCGGTCTTCCTGACCGGTGACATGAACGACCGCGACGAGTTCTTCTGCCCGGTGGTCGCGCGCACCGAGCTCGAGGCCGCCAACGGCGGTGGTTCCGACGAGAGCGGGTGCGAGACGCCCCCCGCGATGAAGGTCGACTGGCTGCTGGGCACCGCACCCACCGTCTTCACCGGGTACGCCGCCCTGACCGACCCCCTGGTCAAGGCGACCACCGACCACCCGGTGATCGTCGCCGACGCCGTCGTGCCCACCCCCGTCGTGCAGGCCTCGCCCATCGACCGGGTCGTGGTGCTCGGCGTCGAGGGCCTGCGCTCCTCGGCGATCGACCTGACCGCCGGCGGCTGGTCCCGGCTGGCGCGCGAGGGAGCCATCACCCTCAACGCCCGCACGACCCTCGAGTCGACCGCCCCCCTGCCCAACGTGCTCTCCATGCTCACCGGCCGGCGCGTCGACGCCGCCGCCCTGGGCCACGGCGTCACCTACAACAACGACCGGGGCGAGGTCGTGCGCTCCACGGCCGGACGCTACGTGTCGAGCATCTTCGACCTGGTGCACAACCAGGGCGGGCGGACCTACCTGGCCGCCAACCGCAACCGCATCGACATGGTCGACCGCTCGTGGGACGGCGCCAACGGCGGTCGCGACCCCTACGGCTTCGACGACGGCACCGACAAGGTCGACCGCTACTTCCGCGGCGGCAACGACTACCGCCTCGTCGAGGACCTGCGCACCAAGCTCGAGAAGCGACCCGCCGCCTTCACCTACGCCGAGCTGTCCAGCCTCGACAAGGTGGGCCGCAAGGCCGGCTTCGACTCCGAGCGCTACCACAAGTTCGTGGGCAAGATCGGCCGCATGGTCGGGCGCACCCTCGGCAGCATCGAGGCGTCGAAGAAGCTCGCGGGACGCACCCTGCTCGTGGTCGCCGGCACCAACGGCGGCGTCGACGGCGCCGCGCGCGACAGCGAGCGCACCGGCAACTACACGGTGCCGTTGATGGTGTGGGGCCCCGGTGTGGTGCAGGGGGCCGACCTCTACGACCTCAACCCGGCCTGGTCGGACCCCGGCAACGCGCAGGACGGCTACGAGACCCCCGCCCCGATCCACACCGGCGTGGTCGCCAACCTGGCGCTCTCGGTGCTGGGCCTGCCGGCCCTCCCCGGGAGCCTGATGAACAACGACCAGCGGCTCAACGTGCTGAGCCTCCCGCTGGGCTGA
- a CDS encoding sulfatase codes for MHVDGPPRRRDGPGAQTGQPPRNDAEPGRTSLRDPRPGDRVLPVGGAGLAEPVPVESPEQPNLLMITLDDAAWGDMVHMPRLQELFVQEGVTLRGALAPNPICVPARSSLMTGQHSHNHGTWNTTSDAGHGLEALDEENTLAVWLQEAGYDTFFLGKYPNGYTDGTVVPPGWTGWRALVDPTTYNFVRPTVSMDGVEEKFETYSTTLLSEQSDELLREPGRAEDPWYMWLNYVAPHHGGPDAPDDPAVLYPDDPDPVKTTTPEDRDVDTFADLALTDTPNMFEDDVTDKVLVRGTQRTVTEQRRAQLTEAHQQRIESLQSVDRALASTLETLEETGQLDDTYVVLTSDNGYTLGAHNLEGKLWYFREMTSVPMYVRGPGLEPGTVSEAPVTNVDWAPTFAALAGARPTLEVDGVDVLPWIGSGADRRVVPIEAYPVKKGSKRLYRGVVVGPWTYVQGRSGQAEVYYRDVDRWELQNLAGDPRYSDQVDELKQLVRSTSTCAGDECPSAYYR; via the coding sequence GTGCACGTCGACGGACCCCCCCGCCGACGAGACGGACCCGGCGCGCAGACCGGCCAGCCGCCGCGCAACGACGCCGAGCCCGGGCGCACGAGCCTGCGCGACCCCCGCCCCGGCGACCGGGTCCTACCGGTCGGCGGGGCCGGGCTCGCCGAGCCCGTGCCGGTCGAGTCCCCCGAGCAGCCGAACCTGCTGATGATCACCCTCGACGACGCCGCCTGGGGCGACATGGTGCACATGCCGAGGCTCCAGGAGCTGTTCGTGCAGGAGGGCGTGACCCTGCGCGGCGCCCTGGCCCCCAACCCGATCTGCGTGCCCGCGCGCAGCTCGCTGATGACCGGGCAGCACTCCCACAACCACGGCACCTGGAACACCACCTCGGACGCCGGGCACGGCCTGGAGGCCCTCGACGAGGAGAACACCCTCGCGGTCTGGCTGCAGGAGGCCGGCTACGACACCTTCTTCCTGGGCAAGTACCCCAACGGCTACACCGACGGCACCGTCGTGCCCCCGGGCTGGACCGGCTGGCGCGCGCTCGTGGACCCCACGACCTACAACTTCGTGCGCCCCACGGTGAGCATGGACGGCGTCGAGGAGAAGTTCGAGACCTACTCCACGACGTTGCTCTCCGAGCAGAGCGACGAGCTGCTGCGCGAGCCGGGGCGCGCCGAGGACCCCTGGTACATGTGGCTCAACTACGTCGCGCCCCACCACGGCGGACCGGACGCGCCCGACGACCCCGCCGTGCTCTACCCCGACGACCCCGACCCGGTGAAGACCACCACGCCCGAGGACCGCGACGTCGACACCTTCGCCGACCTCGCGCTGACCGACACCCCCAACATGTTCGAGGACGACGTCACCGACAAGGTGCTGGTGCGCGGCACCCAGCGCACCGTGACCGAGCAGCGCCGGGCCCAGCTGACCGAGGCCCACCAGCAGCGCATCGAGTCGTTGCAGTCGGTCGACCGGGCGCTGGCGAGCACCCTGGAGACCCTCGAGGAGACCGGGCAGCTCGACGACACCTACGTCGTGCTGACCTCCGACAACGGCTACACGCTCGGGGCCCACAACCTCGAGGGCAAGCTCTGGTACTTCCGCGAGATGACCAGCGTGCCCATGTACGTGCGCGGCCCGGGGCTCGAGCCCGGCACCGTCAGCGAGGCCCCCGTCACCAACGTCGACTGGGCGCCCACCTTCGCCGCCCTCGCCGGCGCGCGGCCCACGCTCGAGGTCGACGGCGTCGACGTGCTGCCCTGGATCGGCAGCGGGGCCGACCGCCGGGTCGTGCCCATCGAGGCCTACCCGGTCAAGAAGGGCAGCAAGCGCCTCTACCGCGGGGTCGTGGTGGGCCCCTGGACCTACGTGCAGGGCCGCTCGGGCCAGGCGGAGGTCTACTACCGCGACGTCGACCGCTGGGAGCTGCAGAACCTCGCCGGCGACCCGCGCTACAGCGACCAGGTCGACGAGCTCAAGCAGCTGGTGCGCAGCACCAGCACCTGCGCCGGCGACGAGTGCCCCTCGGCGTACTACCGCTGA
- a CDS encoding endonuclease/exonuclease/phosphatase family protein — translation MTKHAGAPAGPGGPLVQGLLAGLLSLVIGAVAVLLVLSRDGGATVTLGADGEPLPEANQAGPRSIVTGVVLQPEEWLGEPGETRTPSPQKIRGGGRLARAVERAAAKETQAATTFRVSSFNVLGANHTKPGGRHARFTDGVTRMRWALQILAGQGVTVAGLQELQAPQYNTLRATAPVWQVYPGPGLGPGPMANSVVWRSDVWTRVQAATVPIPYFGGRRVPMPYVLLQHNQTGQQVWFANFHNPADAHGPAQKWRNAAVAIEAQLANRLTADGTPLVMTGDFNDRAEFFCPITRSTPLRAANGGSTGSACSPPARMNVDWILGSPDIAFSQFAALETELVNRTTDHPVIVATATIGGSEE, via the coding sequence ATGACCAAGCACGCCGGTGCCCCCGCCGGCCCCGGGGGTCCGCTCGTCCAGGGCCTGCTGGCCGGACTGCTGAGCCTCGTCATCGGTGCCGTGGCCGTGCTCCTGGTGCTCTCCCGCGACGGCGGTGCGACCGTGACGCTCGGCGCCGACGGCGAGCCGCTGCCGGAGGCGAACCAGGCCGGTCCGCGCAGCATCGTGACCGGCGTGGTGCTGCAGCCCGAGGAGTGGCTCGGGGAGCCCGGTGAGACCCGCACCCCCTCGCCCCAGAAGATCCGCGGCGGTGGCCGGCTCGCCCGGGCCGTGGAGCGGGCCGCGGCGAAGGAGACCCAGGCAGCGACGACCTTCCGGGTCAGCTCCTTCAACGTGCTGGGCGCCAACCACACCAAGCCCGGTGGTCGGCACGCGCGCTTCACCGACGGCGTGACCCGGATGCGCTGGGCGCTGCAGATCCTGGCCGGCCAGGGCGTCACGGTCGCCGGTCTGCAGGAGCTGCAGGCGCCGCAGTACAACACCCTGCGCGCGACGGCACCGGTGTGGCAGGTCTACCCGGGCCCCGGGCTGGGCCCGGGCCCGATGGCCAACTCGGTGGTCTGGCGCAGCGACGTGTGGACCCGGGTGCAGGCCGCCACCGTCCCGATCCCCTACTTCGGGGGACGCCGGGTGCCGATGCCCTACGTGCTGCTGCAGCACAACCAGACCGGCCAGCAGGTCTGGTTCGCGAACTTCCACAACCCCGCCGACGCACACGGCCCGGCGCAGAAGTGGCGCAACGCCGCCGTGGCCATCGAGGCCCAGCTGGCCAACCGACTCACCGCCGACGGCACGCCGCTGGTGATGACCGGCGACTTCAACGACCGCGCCGAGTTCTTCTGCCCGATCACCCGCTCCACCCCGCTGCGCGCCGCCAACGGCGGCTCGACCGGCAGCGCCTGCTCGCCCCCGGCGCGGATGAACGTCGACTGGATCCTCGGCTCGCCGGACATCGCGTTCTCGCAGTTCGCGGCCTTGGAGACCGAGCTGGTCAACCGCACCACCGACCACCCGGTCATCGTGGCGACGGCCACCATCGGCGGCTCCGAGGAGTAG
- a CDS encoding magnesium transporter MgtE N-terminal domain-containing protein, whose product MSSSPSRVYAARLVGLPIFDPRGDQVGKVRDLVVAVRSEVSQPRVLGLVAEVFGRRRIFVPMTRVTNIDSGQVYTTGLLNMRRFEQRSTETLVIGQMLDRTVTIRGNGDRDAVTGVVYDVAMEQARNRDWVLSRVAVQEPAKGLRRRGQTHVAEWRDVEGLTRREETQGATHLVHALNEMRPADAASMIHDLPPERRTAVVGALDDERLADVLEELPDEDQVEILSHLADERAADVLEEMSADDAADLIAELPPETAATLLALMEPDEAEDVRRLMSYVEDTAGAMMTPEPVILGPDATIADALAHVRNPDLTPSLASQVYICRQPLETPTGKFLGVGHIQRLLREPPSTLVAGALDDSMETLRAEASMDEVAAHLATYNLVAAPVVDEDGHLLGAVTVDDLLDHMLPEGWRDRRPRKPTPGVPRG is encoded by the coding sequence GTGAGCTCCAGCCCGTCCCGCGTCTACGCCGCACGACTGGTCGGGCTGCCCATCTTCGACCCGCGCGGCGACCAGGTCGGCAAGGTGCGCGACCTCGTGGTCGCCGTGCGCTCCGAGGTCAGCCAGCCCCGCGTGCTCGGGCTCGTGGCCGAGGTCTTCGGCCGGCGCCGGATCTTCGTGCCGATGACCCGGGTGACCAACATCGACAGCGGGCAGGTCTACACCACGGGCCTGCTCAACATGCGCCGCTTCGAGCAGCGCTCGACCGAGACCCTGGTGATCGGCCAGATGCTCGACCGCACCGTGACGATCCGCGGCAACGGCGACCGCGACGCGGTCACCGGCGTCGTCTACGACGTGGCCATGGAGCAGGCGCGCAACCGCGACTGGGTGCTGAGCCGGGTCGCGGTCCAGGAGCCCGCCAAGGGCCTGCGGCGGCGCGGGCAGACCCACGTCGCCGAGTGGCGCGACGTCGAGGGGCTGACCCGCCGCGAGGAGACCCAGGGCGCCACCCACCTGGTGCACGCCCTCAACGAGATGCGCCCGGCCGACGCGGCGTCGATGATCCACGACCTCCCGCCGGAGCGGCGCACCGCCGTGGTCGGCGCCCTCGACGACGAGCGGCTCGCCGACGTGCTCGAGGAGCTGCCCGACGAGGACCAGGTCGAGATCCTCAGCCACCTGGCCGACGAGCGCGCCGCCGACGTCCTGGAGGAGATGTCGGCCGACGACGCCGCCGACCTGATCGCCGAGCTGCCGCCCGAGACCGCCGCGACGCTGCTGGCCCTGATGGAGCCCGACGAGGCCGAGGACGTGCGCCGGCTGATGTCCTACGTCGAGGACACCGCGGGCGCGATGATGACGCCCGAGCCGGTGATCCTGGGCCCCGACGCCACCATCGCCGACGCCCTGGCCCACGTGCGCAACCCCGACCTGACGCCCTCGCTGGCCTCGCAGGTCTACATCTGCCGCCAGCCCCTGGAGACCCCCACCGGCAAGTTCCTGGGCGTGGGGCACATCCAGCGGCTGCTGCGCGAGCCGCCCTCGACGCTGGTCGCCGGCGCGCTCGACGACAGCATGGAGACCCTGCGCGCCGAGGCGAGCATGGACGAGGTCGCGGCCCACCTGGCGACCTACAACCTGGTCGCGGCCCCCGTGGTCGACGAGGACGGCCACCTGCTCGGGGCCGTCACCGTCGACGACCTGCTCGACCACATGCTGCCCGAGGGCTGGCGCGACCGCCGCCCCCGCAAGCCGACCCCGGGGGTGCCGCGTGGCTGA
- a CDS encoding DUF1003 domain-containing protein: protein MAEQRRTRLDTPREARRQLVRRPSYDSETFGVFAEQFARFMGTASFLFYMTMFVAFWLAFNVLAPGGIAFDDYPFIFLTLMLSLQASYAAPLILLAQNRQEQRDKVIAEQDRQANSRAHADMEFLAREVASLRMSVGEVATRDFVRSELRSLLAELDERDGRVDPDDRPEPPRGR from the coding sequence GTGGCTGAGCAGCGTCGTACCCGGCTCGACACCCCGCGCGAGGCCCGCCGCCAGCTGGTGCGGCGCCCCTCCTACGACTCCGAGACCTTCGGGGTCTTCGCCGAGCAGTTCGCCCGCTTCATGGGCACCGCGAGCTTCCTCTTCTACATGACGATGTTCGTGGCCTTCTGGCTCGCCTTCAACGTCCTGGCCCCCGGCGGCATCGCCTTCGACGACTACCCCTTCATCTTCCTCACGCTGATGCTGAGCCTGCAGGCCTCGTACGCCGCGCCGCTGATCCTGCTGGCCCAGAACCGCCAGGAGCAGCGCGACAAGGTGATCGCCGAGCAGGACCGCCAGGCCAACAGCCGCGCCCACGCCGACATGGAGTTCCTGGCCCGCGAGGTGGCCTCGCTGCGGATGTCGGTCGGCGAGGTCGCCACCCGCGACTTCGTGCGCAGCGAGCTGCGCTCGCTGCTGGCCGAGCTCGACGAGCGCGACGGGCGCGTGGACCCCGACGACCGTCCCGAGCCGCCGCGCGGCCGCTGA
- a CDS encoding Mrp/NBP35 family ATP-binding protein, with the protein MSSPSLEQVQAALATVNDPEIKRPITDLGMVDTVEISETGVVTLTVLLTVAGCPLKDTITRDVTTAVGKVPGVTDVALTLGVMTDEQRAGLKETLSGGKAQREIPFAQPGSLTKVFAIASGKGGVGKSSVTVNLALAMAKSGLKVGIVDADIYGHSVPAMLGVADARPTQVEDLIMPVPTSSGVSVISIGMLKPRRDQVVAWRGPMLDRALVQMLADVYWGDLDVLLLDLPPGTGDVAISLGQHLPGAEVVVVTTPQEAAAEVAERAGTMASMMHQRVVGVVENMSFLPCPHCAAEGTEHRLEIFGSGGGARVASTLSGRFGYDVPVLGEIPLDTSLREGGDVGKPIVDADPTAPAAQVLSSVAERLAGRGRGLAGMQLGLTPTSKF; encoded by the coding sequence ATGAGCAGTCCCTCCCTCGAGCAGGTCCAGGCAGCGCTGGCGACGGTCAACGACCCGGAGATCAAGCGGCCGATCACCGACCTCGGCATGGTCGACACCGTCGAGATCTCCGAGACCGGCGTGGTGACCCTCACCGTCCTGCTCACCGTGGCCGGCTGCCCCCTCAAGGACACCATCACCCGCGACGTGACGACCGCCGTCGGCAAGGTCCCCGGCGTCACCGACGTGGCCCTGACCCTGGGCGTGATGACCGACGAGCAGCGCGCCGGGCTCAAGGAGACCCTCAGCGGCGGGAAGGCCCAGCGCGAGATCCCCTTCGCCCAGCCGGGCTCGCTGACCAAGGTCTTCGCGATCGCCAGCGGCAAGGGCGGGGTCGGCAAGTCGTCGGTCACCGTCAACCTGGCGCTCGCGATGGCCAAGAGCGGGCTCAAGGTCGGCATCGTCGACGCCGACATCTACGGCCACTCCGTGCCGGCCATGCTCGGCGTGGCCGACGCCCGCCCCACCCAGGTCGAGGACCTGATCATGCCGGTGCCGACGTCGTCGGGCGTCTCGGTCATCTCGATCGGCATGCTCAAGCCGCGACGCGACCAGGTGGTCGCGTGGCGCGGCCCGATGCTCGACCGCGCCCTGGTGCAGATGCTCGCCGACGTCTACTGGGGCGACCTCGACGTGCTCCTGCTCGACCTGCCCCCGGGCACCGGCGACGTGGCCATCTCGCTGGGCCAGCACCTGCCCGGCGCCGAGGTCGTGGTCGTGACGACGCCGCAGGAGGCGGCGGCCGAGGTCGCCGAGCGCGCCGGCACGATGGCCTCGATGATGCACCAGCGCGTCGTGGGCGTCGTCGAGAACATGAGCTTCCTGCCCTGCCCGCACTGCGCCGCCGAGGGCACCGAGCACCGCCTCGAGATCTTCGGCAGCGGTGGCGGGGCGCGCGTCGCCTCGACGCTGTCGGGCCGCTTCGGCTACGACGTGCCGGTGCTGGGCGAGATCCCGCTCGACACCTCGCTGCGCGAGGGCGGCGACGTCGGCAAGCCGATCGTCGACGCCGACCCCACCGCGCCGGCCGCGCAGGTGCTCTCGTCGGTCGCCGAGCGGCTCGCCGGACGTGGGCGCGGGCTGGCCGGCATGCAGCTCGGGTTGACGCCGACCAGCAAGTTCTGA
- a CDS encoding sec-independent translocase, with translation MFGIGLAELAVIALVAIVVFGPDKVPDLARQAGQWLKMAKKFANNARDELREELGPEYADLELRDLDPRTIVRKHIIEAMEDADDEEEREQRRPGARPLDDGELPPYDLEAT, from the coding sequence GTGTTCGGTATCGGGCTGGCGGAGCTGGCGGTCATCGCGTTGGTCGCCATCGTGGTCTTCGGCCCCGACAAGGTCCCCGACCTGGCCCGCCAGGCCGGGCAGTGGCTGAAGATGGCCAAGAAGTTCGCCAACAACGCCCGTGACGAGCTGCGTGAGGAGCTCGGGCCCGAGTACGCCGACCTCGAGCTGCGCGACCTCGACCCGCGCACGATCGTGCGCAAGCACATCATCGAGGCGATGGAGGACGCCGACGACGAGGAGGAGCGCGAGCAGCGCCGCCCCGGCGCCCGCCCCCTCGACGACGGCGAGCTGCCGCCGTACGACCTCGAGGCGACCTGA
- a CDS encoding LysM peptidoglycan-binding domain-containing protein produces the protein MIDLVRASRQRCLLVWAGATAAAALALAVLVPAAVAPSAGAAGFDDLLVRACTAALALCTAWAWLSATVVVREARAGRVDAAARRGVPQGLRRLVLRACGLALAGATVVSTAPTATATPDHLQQGTAANASLTDPLVGLPLPERAVGPATGPSGSVRVEPGDTLWGLCAERLVRDGHAPTDAAVAACWPRVHAANRDLLGDDPDLLHPGQALRLPPT, from the coding sequence ATGATCGACCTCGTGCGCGCCTCGCGGCAGCGCTGCCTGCTCGTGTGGGCCGGAGCCACCGCCGCCGCAGCGCTCGCGCTCGCGGTGCTCGTGCCGGCCGCGGTCGCCCCCTCCGCGGGCGCGGCCGGGTTCGACGACCTGCTGGTGCGCGCCTGCACCGCGGCGCTGGCGCTGTGCACCGCGTGGGCGTGGCTGAGCGCCACCGTGGTGGTGCGCGAGGCCCGGGCGGGCCGCGTCGACGCTGCGGCCCGTCGGGGCGTCCCGCAGGGGCTGCGCCGCCTGGTCCTGCGGGCCTGCGGGCTGGCCCTGGCCGGCGCCACCGTGGTGTCCACGGCGCCCACCGCCACGGCCACCCCCGACCACCTCCAGCAGGGCACCGCCGCCAACGCGAGCCTGACCGACCCGCTCGTGGGCCTGCCGCTGCCCGAGCGCGCCGTCGGCCCCGCGACCGGCCCCTCCGGGTCGGTGCGGGTGGAGCCCGGCGACACCCTCTGGGGCCTGTGCGCCGAGCGGCTCGTCCGCGACGGCCACGCCCCCACCGACGCCGCGGTCGCGGCGTGCTGGCCGCGCGTGCACGCGGCCAACCGCGACCTGCTCGGGGACGACCCCGACCTGCTGCACCCCGGCCAGGCCCTCCGCCTGCCACCGACCTGA
- a CDS encoding Rv3235 family protein has protein sequence MTTTVPITRPRAPETVPLAAVQGTLALDLQPRTAPPRPYVPGPGTTGQVLPIDQRARREGEQWAGTFAQAVVEVVGGDRPASQLVRWTSRSVHEDLTRRALLVARAGAHLPGEARVQPVRPQVLSVHTCFPCRDVLETSVHVRYGHRSRAIAARFERRASGGAARSRTGERWLCTALQFA, from the coding sequence ATGACCACCACCGTCCCGATCACCCGTCCCCGAGCCCCCGAGACCGTGCCGCTGGCGGCGGTCCAGGGCACCCTGGCCCTCGACCTGCAGCCGCGCACCGCCCCGCCGCGGCCCTACGTGCCCGGGCCGGGCACCACCGGCCAGGTGCTGCCGATCGACCAGCGCGCCCGGCGTGAGGGCGAGCAGTGGGCCGGCACGTTCGCCCAGGCGGTCGTCGAGGTGGTCGGCGGGGACCGGCCGGCCTCCCAGCTGGTGCGCTGGACCAGCCGCAGCGTGCACGAGGACCTGACCCGTCGGGCGCTGCTGGTGGCGCGCGCCGGCGCCCACCTCCCCGGGGAGGCCCGGGTCCAGCCGGTGCGGCCCCAGGTGCTCAGCGTGCACACCTGCTTCCCGTGCCGCGACGTCCTCGAGACGAGCGTGCACGTGCGCTACGGCCACCGCTCACGCGCGATCGCAGCCCGGTTCGAGCGGCGGGCGAGCGGCGGCGCGGCGCGCTCGCGGACCGGAGAGCGGTGGCTGTGCACCGCCCTCCAGTTCGCGTGA